The Candidatus Limnocylindria bacterium genome includes a region encoding these proteins:
- a CDS encoding DUF58 domain-containing protein, protein MPARARAPRRPTLSRVPLPRPRLLALMLAAAFPLALGGISDAFLALGALVIVLALALAIVDVRATPSPGRVPVARLADPQLSIGVPNRVTLRVTNPFARPLRLVLADSVPASFDVDHRRSPLTIAAHDRGEVAYAARPHHRGSFSFGDIHLRLRGPLDLTERQGTIAATAPANVYPDLHEIRRYEVTLRRGLAYDAGQRRARVPGAGTVFERLREYLPDDDPRSISWTATARRGRPITVEYETERQQRILILLDAGRMMSSTLGGLTKLDHAVNTALMLSYVATAKGDEVGLLGFADTVRSYAVPRRGRKQFLRLTEELRRLEVTTTEPDYRAAFEFLRARTARRALVVLFTDLVDDEASRALV, encoded by the coding sequence GTGCCGGCGCGTGCTCGCGCGCCTCGACGTCCCACGCTGAGCCGGGTCCCGCTGCCGCGCCCGCGGCTGCTCGCGCTCATGCTCGCCGCGGCCTTTCCTCTGGCGCTCGGCGGGATCTCCGATGCGTTCCTCGCGCTCGGCGCGCTGGTCATCGTGCTCGCGCTGGCGCTCGCGATCGTCGACGTCCGCGCGACGCCCTCGCCCGGTCGCGTCCCCGTGGCGCGCCTCGCCGATCCGCAGCTGTCGATCGGCGTGCCGAACCGCGTCACGCTGCGCGTGACGAATCCCTTCGCGCGGCCGTTGCGCCTGGTGCTCGCCGACTCGGTGCCCGCCTCGTTCGACGTCGACCATCGGCGGTCGCCGCTGACGATCGCGGCGCACGACAGGGGTGAGGTCGCGTACGCGGCGCGGCCGCACCACCGCGGCAGCTTCTCGTTCGGCGACATCCATCTGCGCCTCCGCGGTCCGCTCGATCTCACCGAGCGCCAGGGCACCATCGCCGCGACGGCGCCGGCGAACGTCTATCCCGACCTGCACGAGATCCGCCGGTACGAGGTCACGCTCCGGCGCGGCCTCGCGTACGACGCAGGTCAGCGCCGCGCGCGCGTGCCAGGCGCGGGCACGGTATTCGAGCGGCTGCGTGAGTACCTCCCCGACGACGATCCGCGCTCGATCTCGTGGACCGCGACCGCGCGCCGCGGCAGGCCGATCACGGTCGAGTACGAGACGGAGCGCCAGCAACGCATCCTCATCCTGCTCGACGCGGGCCGGATGATGTCGAGCACGCTCGGCGGTCTCACCAAGCTCGATCACGCGGTGAACACCGCGCTCATGCTCAGCTACGTCGCGACCGCGAAGGGCGACGAAGTGGGTCTCCTTGGATTCGCGGACACCGTGCGCTCGTACGCCGTGCCGCGCCGCGGGCGCAAGCAGTTCCTCCGCCTCACCGAGGAGCTGCGCCGCCTCGAGGTCACGACGACCGAGCCGGACTACCGCGCCGCGTTCGAGTTCCTCCGCGCCCGGACCGCGCGGCGCGCGCTGGTGGTGCTGTTCACCGATCTCGTCGATGACGAGGCCTCGCGTGCGCTGGT
- a CDS encoding MoxR family ATPase, translating to MSGRAREVAERFHRDVHRIIVGQDETVRLAFIALVLGGHVLIEGVPGTAKTLLARTIARLIGGTFKRIQFTPDLMPSDIVGTSVYEITTSNFRIKEGPIFANVVLADEINRAPAKAQAALLEAMEEKQVTLEGDSRMLPRPFLVIATQNPVEYEGTYPLPEAELDRFLFKAIMRYPESSEEQAILRAHDKGQPLAEVDKLEPFAKNLLDECAAEVEAVTVEDSVLQYVVRIVEESRKSTDLLLGASPRAGVHLLRAAKTAAAIEGRDFVTPDDVKSLAIPTLRHRLVLRAEAEIEGLDADAVCRRVLARLDVPR from the coding sequence GTGAGCGGGCGCGCGCGCGAGGTCGCGGAGCGCTTCCACCGCGACGTGCATCGCATCATCGTCGGCCAGGACGAGACCGTCCGGCTCGCCTTCATCGCGCTCGTGCTCGGCGGCCACGTGCTCATCGAAGGCGTGCCCGGAACGGCGAAGACCCTTCTCGCGCGGACGATCGCGCGCCTCATCGGGGGGACCTTCAAGCGGATCCAGTTCACGCCGGACCTCATGCCGAGCGACATCGTCGGCACCTCCGTGTACGAGATCACGACGAGCAACTTCCGCATCAAGGAAGGGCCGATCTTCGCGAACGTCGTGCTCGCCGACGAGATCAACCGCGCCCCGGCGAAGGCCCAGGCCGCGCTGCTCGAGGCGATGGAGGAGAAGCAGGTCACGCTCGAGGGCGATTCGCGGATGCTCCCGCGCCCGTTCCTCGTCATCGCGACGCAGAACCCGGTCGAGTATGAGGGGACCTATCCGCTGCCCGAGGCCGAGCTCGACCGCTTCCTGTTCAAGGCGATCATGCGTTACCCCGAATCGTCCGAGGAGCAGGCGATCCTCCGCGCGCACGACAAGGGTCAGCCGCTCGCGGAGGTCGACAAGCTCGAGCCGTTCGCGAAGAACCTGCTCGACGAGTGCGCGGCCGAGGTCGAGGCGGTGACGGTCGAGGACTCCGTCCTCCAGTACGTGGTGCGCATCGTCGAGGAATCGCGGAAGTCCACCGACCTGCTGCTCGGCGCGAGCCCGCGCGCCGGCGTGCACCTCCTGCGCGCAGCGAAGACGGCGGCCGCGATCGAGGGCCGCGACTTCGTCACGCCGGACGATGTGAAGTCGCTGGCGATCCCGACACTGCGGCACCGGCTCGTGCTGCGTGCCGAGGCCGAGATCGAGGGCCTCGACGCGGACGCGGTGTGCCGGCGCGTGCTCGCGCGCCTCGACGTCCCACGCTGA
- a CDS encoding DUF4350 domain-containing protein — translation MRRVNPLYLLAALLAVATIVFAFATTAAPTASGRTGSAYDDGPGGAAALRRYLAAMGANTTTVQGDRFAPDASAASVLFILGATEVMTTSDAENVKKFVAAGGTAVLATDAGIFERPLLDAFDIRVNGIASPGVHPLANAVFADPPAGDIAVDRVGSLALGPKALALASDGRTTIAAAVREGRGTFVVVASLGPFLAAGLGQADNARVVLALAHDAVARGGTVAFDEYHHGSHPSADVLVLLQSTWPGRALVFASFAGFLYLVLSGRRLGPPVPLDPRPARSSLEYIRGFAGLVRRSGRGEIARRRLRHDLRGGLARALGLDPAMPFDRVLATLAAADRERAAEARAVDDALGRRLREDQLLRTVGQIERLVKTR, via the coding sequence ATGAGGCGTGTCAATCCGCTCTACCTTCTCGCCGCGCTCCTTGCGGTCGCGACGATCGTGTTCGCGTTCGCCACCACCGCGGCGCCGACGGCGTCGGGGCGGACCGGTTCGGCGTACGACGACGGTCCCGGTGGCGCAGCGGCGCTTCGCCGTTATCTCGCGGCCATGGGTGCGAACACGACGACCGTCCAGGGCGACCGCTTCGCTCCCGACGCATCGGCGGCGTCGGTGCTGTTCATCCTCGGCGCGACCGAGGTGATGACGACGTCGGATGCGGAGAACGTGAAGAAGTTCGTCGCCGCCGGCGGTACCGCCGTCCTTGCCACGGACGCCGGCATCTTCGAACGGCCGCTCCTCGACGCGTTCGACATCCGCGTCAACGGCATCGCGAGCCCGGGCGTGCATCCCCTCGCCAACGCCGTCTTCGCCGATCCGCCCGCGGGCGACATCGCGGTCGATCGCGTCGGCTCCCTTGCGCTCGGCCCGAAGGCGCTCGCGCTCGCGAGCGATGGCCGCACCACCATCGCCGCGGCGGTGCGTGAGGGCCGCGGCACGTTCGTCGTCGTCGCGAGTCTTGGACCGTTCCTTGCCGCGGGCCTCGGTCAGGCTGACAACGCGCGCGTCGTGCTCGCGCTGGCGCACGACGCGGTCGCACGCGGCGGCACGGTCGCCTTCGATGAGTACCACCACGGGTCTCATCCGAGCGCCGATGTCCTGGTGCTCCTGCAGAGCACCTGGCCTGGTCGCGCGCTGGTCTTCGCGTCGTTCGCAGGCTTCCTCTATCTCGTCCTCTCGGGTCGGCGGCTCGGCCCGCCGGTGCCGCTCGACCCACGCCCGGCGCGCTCGAGCCTCGAATACATCCGCGGGTTCGCGGGTCTGGTGCGCCGTTCAGGCCGCGGGGAGATCGCGCGACGCCGACTGCGCCACGATCTGCGCGGCGGACTCGCCCGCGCGCTCGGTCTCGATCCAGCGATGCCGTTCGACCGCGTGCTCGCGACTCTTGCCGCCGCCGACCGCGAGCGCGCTGCCGAGGCACGCGCCGTCGATGACGCTCTGGGCCGCCGCTTGCGCGAGGACCAGCTGCTCCGTACCGTCGGACAGATAGAACGCCTTGTGAAGACACGGTGA
- a CDS encoding DUF4129 domain-containing protein, with translation MALWLAQPLAAHADTVSGREYRQRLADARSLVVQARSLSGAARDAAVTRARVILSVTTAISLPTGELVINDLPLADRITSDNASLDAALVLIDAQLALSERTLSPSIDAARSDAALRDALGAVGASSGSLSFLDTIVLALQRFLAGLPGPRVDFGLVWPLLGILGAGIIFFVVATLGRGLGERVRTEVALREAVGADRPDPARHLRAADEALGGGRPREAIHALYLFALTTLVAREAIRYDPALTDRELLVRAAAVPNADALRDLVALYERSWFGLRDPGQEEAQRARSLALRVAG, from the coding sequence GTGGCGCTGTGGCTCGCGCAGCCCCTCGCCGCTCACGCGGACACCGTCTCGGGGCGCGAGTACCGCCAGCGTCTCGCCGACGCGCGGTCTCTCGTCGTGCAGGCGCGTTCCCTTTCGGGCGCGGCGCGCGACGCCGCGGTGACGCGCGCCCGCGTGATCCTGTCTGTCACGACCGCGATCTCACTGCCGACGGGCGAGCTTGTGATCAACGACCTCCCGCTGGCGGACCGCATCACGTCGGACAACGCCTCCCTCGACGCCGCGCTCGTGCTCATCGACGCGCAGCTCGCGCTCTCCGAGCGCACGCTGTCGCCATCGATCGACGCGGCCCGCTCGGACGCGGCGCTGCGCGACGCCCTTGGCGCGGTCGGCGCGTCGTCCGGGTCGCTCTCGTTCCTCGACACGATCGTCCTCGCCCTGCAGCGCTTCCTCGCGGGGCTTCCGGGTCCACGGGTGGACTTCGGTCTGGTGTGGCCGCTGCTCGGGATCCTCGGCGCCGGGATCATCTTCTTCGTCGTCGCGACGCTGGGACGCGGTCTCGGCGAGCGCGTGCGCACCGAGGTCGCGCTCCGCGAGGCCGTCGGCGCCGATCGTCCCGATCCCGCGCGCCACCTTCGCGCCGCGGACGAGGCGCTCGGCGGTGGCAGGCCGCGGGAGGCGATCCACGCGCTGTACCTCTTCGCGCTGACGACGCTGGTCGCGCGCGAGGCGATCCGGTACGACCCCGCTCTGACCGATCGCGAGCTCCTCGTGCGGGCCGCGGCCGTGCCGAACGCCGATGCGCTGCGCGATCTGGTCGCGCTGTACGAGCGCTCGTGGTTCGGTCTGCGTGATCCCGGGCAGGAGGAGGCGCAGCGCGCGCGAAGCCTGGCGCTGCGGGTGGCCGGATGA
- a CDS encoding MMPL family transporter — MFAAWGRLVYRHRWPVLALSVALLVASGFLASQGGKLVSGGFIETAESGRASKLIEQELPRVGGSTFTLIFSSDTLDAKDPAFRAAVEAAIASLRTDPRVDTIITPYDANSTDATRGFSKDGKAITVDVAAKDTIDVARDYYAELRAKVKSDKLKVQATGILAINHGFNEVLLTDLQRAEVVALPLALILLLVVFGTVVAALIPLGTGVLAVMSGIAGMFVLSRITDVSVYAQNVVTLIGLGVAIDYSLFVTSRFREEMRRGRSIEDSLAIAMSTSGRAVTFSGITVAIGLSGMLFYEGTFLPSMGLSGAVVVASAVLYGLTFLPALLGLLGHRVDLLRVPIFQPDQSGRGWWHTIAMAVMRRPVAVLVPVVAVILLAGSPFLHLRLATSDVRTLPTHEESRAAYDRLVNDFPDAGQNHMQVVVHYASGDPLERTRVPQLVDLGQRLEKLAHVVKVQSAFTGFDPRTFGIPDFATLYSIPRAQLPPLLQNGLKSTIGKDIVLFDVVTSLPFYGDEARQLVKDIRAQAPPPGGELLVTGFTAIDLDTVDFIVGRTPQAVAFVMLATIVVLFVLLGSVVLPLKAVVMNLLSISASFGALVWIFQDGNGARILGFEAGSIDPSTPVIMFCIVFGLSMDYEVLLLSRIQEEYRRTGDNTHSVAEGLERSGRLITGAAAIMVGVFAAFGLAEILLIKAIGLGMALAVAVDATLVRALVVPATMRLLGNLNWWAPAPLARLYRWLRLGETAPAPTPETH; from the coding sequence TTGTTCGCCGCCTGGGGCCGCCTTGTTTACCGCCATCGCTGGCCCGTACTCGCCCTATCCGTAGCACTGCTCGTCGCGTCCGGCTTCCTCGCCTCGCAGGGCGGGAAGCTCGTCTCCGGCGGATTCATCGAGACCGCGGAGTCCGGTCGCGCGTCGAAGCTCATCGAGCAGGAGCTCCCGCGCGTCGGCGGTTCGACGTTCACGCTGATCTTCTCGAGCGACACGCTCGACGCGAAGGACCCGGCGTTCCGGGCGGCGGTCGAGGCGGCGATCGCGTCGCTGCGGACCGACCCGCGCGTCGACACGATCATCACCCCGTACGACGCGAACAGCACCGATGCGACTCGCGGGTTCTCGAAGGACGGCAAGGCGATCACGGTCGACGTCGCGGCGAAGGACACCATCGATGTCGCACGCGACTACTACGCCGAGCTGCGAGCGAAGGTGAAGTCCGACAAGCTCAAGGTGCAGGCGACGGGCATCCTCGCCATCAATCACGGCTTCAACGAGGTGCTGCTGACGGACCTCCAGCGCGCCGAGGTCGTCGCGTTGCCGCTCGCGCTCATCCTGCTGCTCGTCGTCTTCGGCACGGTCGTCGCAGCCCTCATCCCGCTCGGCACCGGCGTCCTGGCCGTGATGAGCGGCATCGCCGGGATGTTCGTGCTCTCGCGCATCACGGACGTCTCGGTCTACGCGCAGAACGTGGTCACGCTCATCGGCCTCGGCGTCGCGATCGACTATTCGCTGTTCGTGACCAGCCGCTTCCGCGAGGAGATGCGGCGCGGCCGCAGCATCGAGGACTCGCTCGCGATCGCGATGTCGACCTCCGGGCGCGCGGTGACCTTCTCGGGGATCACCGTCGCGATCGGGCTGTCCGGGATGCTCTTCTACGAGGGCACCTTCCTCCCGTCGATGGGCCTGTCGGGAGCGGTCGTCGTCGCGAGCGCCGTCCTGTACGGGCTCACCTTCCTCCCGGCGCTCCTCGGACTTCTCGGGCATCGGGTGGATCTCCTGCGGGTGCCGATCTTCCAACCCGATCAGAGCGGCCGCGGCTGGTGGCACACCATCGCGATGGCCGTCATGCGGCGACCGGTCGCGGTGCTCGTGCCGGTGGTCGCGGTCATCCTCCTCGCGGGCTCGCCTTTCCTGCACCTTCGACTCGCGACGAGTGACGTGCGCACCTTGCCCACACACGAGGAATCGCGCGCCGCATACGACAGGCTCGTGAACGACTTCCCCGACGCGGGGCAGAACCACATGCAGGTCGTCGTCCATTACGCGAGCGGTGATCCGCTCGAGCGCACGCGCGTCCCGCAGCTCGTCGATCTCGGCCAGCGTCTCGAGAAGCTCGCGCATGTCGTCAAAGTGCAGAGCGCGTTCACCGGATTCGATCCGCGAACGTTCGGCATCCCGGACTTCGCGACGCTCTATTCGATCCCGCGCGCGCAGCTCCCGCCGCTGCTGCAGAACGGGCTCAAGAGCACGATCGGCAAGGACATCGTGCTGTTCGACGTCGTCACGTCGCTTCCGTTCTACGGCGACGAGGCGCGCCAGCTCGTGAAGGACATCCGCGCGCAGGCGCCGCCCCCCGGCGGTGAGCTCCTGGTCACCGGATTCACCGCGATCGATCTCGACACCGTGGACTTCATCGTCGGCCGCACGCCGCAGGCGGTCGCGTTCGTGATGCTCGCGACGATCGTCGTGCTCTTCGTGCTGCTCGGATCGGTCGTGCTCCCGCTGAAGGCGGTCGTGATGAATTTGCTTTCGATCAGCGCATCGTTCGGCGCCCTCGTATGGATCTTCCAGGACGGCAACGGCGCGCGCATCCTCGGATTCGAGGCCGGTTCCATCGACCCGTCGACGCCGGTGATCATGTTCTGCATCGTCTTCGGGCTTTCGATGGACTACGAGGTACTGCTTCTCTCGCGGATCCAGGAGGAATACCGGCGGACCGGCGATAACACCCACTCCGTCGCCGAAGGTCTCGAGCGCAGCGGCCGGCTCATCACCGGGGCGGCCGCGATCATGGTGGGTGTCTTCGCGGCCTTCGGCCTTGCGGAGATCCTCCTCATCAAGGCGATCGGCCTGGGGATGGCGCTCGCGGTCGCGGTCGATGCGACGCTCGTCCGCGCGCTCGTCGTGCCCGCGACGATGCGGCTGCTCGGGAACCTCAACTGGTGGGCGCCCGCGCCCCTGGCGCGCCTCTACCGCTGGCTGCGTCTCGGCGAGACTGCGCCGGCGCCGACGCCCGAAACGCACTAG
- a CDS encoding glutamate synthase-related protein has product MSDERDACALVSIARKDGRPSREVLDGVLHGMAALAHRSGLVDGEGDGAGVLTDIPRALWANVLRTSGRDSTLVRSGRFAVGHLFIPSGDGDADRAAVRRSLARRGIEILVERELTTESSVLGPRGRTEEPHFWQLALLTPSRDGPGSRALYEAAVEIERLTAATVVSLSRHTAVYKLRGAGHQLPRYFADLADPRFATSMAFGHNRYATNTSTSFDRVQPFASFAHNGEINTIGRMREEAKALRIPLSRSGSDSQDVDAVLRGMVLGLRLTPIEAIELLFPPIVNEIKRMPAELQDLYIQSRAAFGPFAQGPAAFLARVGDTCLFGVDALGLRPLWHVETPDEQVFASERGFVPLERYVRDPYPLGPGERVGLRRTSTGWRFLDQDTLRRAFVADRTTRGVTVEGIRDRIDCGGPEEAPGSVHRPGARREPTARWQIATPPDELEDPSQRREQQFASLGFEPDDLKMAQFAARTGNEPIGSLGWDGPLAALSAAHPNLADYLHETVAVVTNPAIDREREIEHFSTRALLGPRPSPRAASTRRGDRGRWIELRTPILLGGHAPETGLRGDDHRSLARQLGTWIVEDVVAQFTADGARVPVILEADRDWEEHPRDALARLGAQACRGVRGGATLVVVQDRHVVEEGRAWLDPLLVVAAAHRALITQPSRNGSLRRECALIVSAGSLRNLHDLMVALALGADAVNPYLLLEYALSLGDPDALPNLVEALRKGMEKVISTLGVHEIRGYGRQLSAIGVAPEVARMLGITTFCASDDHGLSWERVGADGFDRGTMLRERRAARIEPVFRIYPRVWKTGLAVANGEQPYRAFADKLEEFERTHPVSLRHLLDFRAPLDEETNAAASTRTGDHDAPMYISSMSFGSQGETAYRAYAEAMARMNLLCINGEGGELPDLIGKYPRNRGQQIASGRFGVSALLANSSDYLEIKIGQGAKPGEGGHLPAKKVSVKVALARNARPGVDLISPSNNHDIYSIEDLAQVVHELKTVNPRARVAVKIPVTPDVGIIACGIAKSGADIITLSGYDGGTGAARQHALRRAGLPAEIGVTEAHRALVANGLRDHVQIWCDGGMKSALDVAKMLCLGADRVGFGTMAMVAIGCTICRGCQLDTCHVGIATQITSPAEAVEKGLKRFEPQEFERAVTNLMRFFGALRDELARIAALLGVSSTEDLVGRTDLLAQARGLDRVDLSGLLAPAGPVRRGGRELRVLAAAGGPTIEEEARDGGAADRPRLGSEHRFIATATAGQLARQRIAGAAVTELASSFGHGSVAGNGFGAYSTDGVSLRIAGGAQDGAAKTALGGTFAVLKARNRSGEWVDGSVGKCFGYGAQRGRFYVQGGADARAGIRLSGADVLFGGDLRGFAFEYMTGGRAVVLGDPGRWICSGMSGGVVFLRHDAARGLDDRGLRDRFAKGAKVNLRPPSSDEDLVALRDLVGSYATLLHDGGQIETAAATRALLDDPAAHFRVVRPGADIVDQMISTE; this is encoded by the coding sequence GTGAGCGACGAGCGCGATGCCTGTGCCTTGGTCTCGATCGCCCGGAAGGACGGTCGGCCATCGCGCGAGGTACTGGACGGCGTGCTCCATGGCATGGCCGCGCTCGCGCACCGCTCGGGCCTGGTCGACGGCGAAGGCGACGGCGCTGGCGTCCTCACCGATATCCCGCGCGCCCTCTGGGCGAACGTCCTTCGCACATCGGGCCGGGACTCGACCCTCGTCCGCAGCGGTCGGTTCGCCGTCGGTCATCTGTTCATCCCGTCGGGCGACGGCGACGCGGACCGGGCGGCCGTCCGTCGCAGCCTCGCGCGTCGCGGCATCGAGATCCTCGTCGAGCGCGAGCTCACCACCGAGAGCAGCGTCCTCGGTCCGCGCGGACGCACCGAGGAGCCGCACTTCTGGCAGCTCGCGCTCCTCACGCCGTCACGCGATGGCCCCGGCTCGCGCGCGCTCTACGAAGCAGCCGTCGAGATCGAGCGCCTCACGGCCGCGACGGTCGTGAGCCTGTCGCGCCACACGGCGGTCTACAAGCTGCGCGGCGCCGGCCATCAGCTCCCGCGTTACTTCGCGGACCTCGCGGATCCGCGCTTCGCGACGTCGATGGCCTTTGGCCACAACCGCTATGCGACGAACACGAGCACAAGCTTCGATCGCGTCCAGCCCTTCGCGTCGTTCGCGCACAACGGCGAGATCAACACGATCGGGCGGATGCGTGAAGAGGCCAAGGCGCTGCGCATCCCGCTCTCGCGGTCCGGCAGCGACTCGCAGGACGTCGACGCGGTGCTGCGCGGCATGGTGCTAGGGCTGCGGCTCACGCCGATCGAGGCGATCGAGCTTCTCTTCCCGCCGATCGTGAACGAGATCAAGCGCATGCCCGCGGAGCTGCAGGATCTGTACATCCAGTCGCGCGCCGCGTTCGGCCCGTTCGCCCAGGGACCGGCCGCGTTCCTCGCGCGCGTCGGCGACACCTGTCTCTTCGGCGTCGACGCGCTCGGGCTGCGCCCGCTGTGGCACGTCGAGACACCCGACGAGCAGGTGTTCGCGAGCGAGCGCGGATTCGTGCCCCTCGAGCGGTACGTCCGCGATCCGTATCCGCTGGGACCCGGCGAGCGCGTCGGCCTTCGCCGCACGAGCACCGGTTGGCGGTTCCTCGATCAGGACACGCTGCGCCGGGCGTTCGTCGCGGACCGCACGACGCGCGGCGTCACGGTCGAGGGCATTCGCGATCGCATCGACTGCGGCGGTCCCGAGGAGGCGCCCGGGAGCGTTCATCGCCCCGGCGCGCGGCGCGAGCCGACCGCGCGCTGGCAGATCGCGACGCCGCCCGACGAGCTCGAGGATCCCTCGCAGCGCCGCGAGCAGCAGTTCGCGTCGCTCGGGTTCGAGCCCGACGACCTGAAGATGGCGCAGTTCGCCGCGCGGACGGGGAACGAGCCGATCGGCTCTCTGGGATGGGACGGACCGCTCGCGGCGCTGTCGGCTGCGCATCCGAACCTCGCCGACTACCTGCACGAGACCGTGGCCGTCGTGACGAATCCGGCGATCGACCGCGAGCGCGAGATCGAGCACTTCTCGACGCGCGCCCTGCTCGGTCCGCGTCCTTCGCCGCGTGCCGCATCGACGCGCCGCGGCGATCGCGGCCGGTGGATCGAGCTGCGCACGCCGATCCTCCTCGGCGGCCACGCCCCCGAGACCGGGCTGCGCGGCGACGATCACCGTTCGCTCGCGCGCCAGCTTGGCACCTGGATCGTGGAGGACGTGGTCGCGCAGTTCACCGCCGACGGGGCGCGAGTTCCCGTGATCCTCGAGGCGGACCGCGACTGGGAGGAGCATCCGCGCGACGCGCTCGCGCGTCTCGGCGCGCAGGCGTGTCGCGGCGTTCGCGGCGGCGCGACGCTCGTCGTCGTCCAGGACCGCCACGTGGTCGAAGAAGGTCGCGCGTGGCTCGACCCGCTGCTCGTCGTGGCTGCGGCGCACCGCGCGCTCATCACGCAGCCGTCGCGCAACGGCTCGCTCCGGCGTGAGTGCGCGCTCATCGTGTCGGCAGGCAGCCTGCGCAACCTGCACGACCTCATGGTCGCGCTCGCGCTCGGTGCCGACGCCGTGAACCCGTACCTGCTGCTCGAGTACGCGCTGTCGCTGGGCGATCCCGATGCGCTGCCGAACCTCGTCGAAGCGCTGCGCAAGGGGATGGAGAAGGTCATCTCGACGCTCGGTGTGCACGAGATCCGCGGCTACGGCCGGCAGCTCTCCGCGATCGGCGTCGCGCCCGAGGTCGCGCGGATGCTCGGTATCACGACGTTCTGCGCGAGCGACGATCACGGTCTCTCGTGGGAGCGCGTCGGCGCCGACGGCTTCGATCGCGGGACGATGCTGCGCGAGCGGCGCGCGGCGCGCATCGAGCCGGTGTTCCGTATCTACCCGCGCGTCTGGAAGACCGGGCTCGCCGTCGCCAACGGCGAACAGCCGTACCGCGCGTTCGCCGACAAGCTCGAGGAGTTCGAGCGAACGCATCCGGTGTCGCTGCGCCATCTCCTCGATTTCCGCGCGCCGCTCGATGAGGAGACGAACGCGGCCGCGAGCACGCGCACCGGCGACCACGATGCGCCGATGTACATATCGTCGATGTCGTTCGGTTCGCAGGGGGAGACCGCGTACCGCGCGTATGCCGAGGCGATGGCGCGAATGAATCTGCTCTGCATCAACGGCGAGGGCGGCGAGCTGCCTGACCTCATCGGCAAGTACCCCCGCAACCGCGGGCAGCAGATCGCGTCGGGACGATTCGGTGTCTCGGCCCTGCTCGCGAATTCGTCGGACTACCTCGAGATCAAGATCGGCCAGGGCGCGAAGCCCGGCGAAGGCGGCCATCTTCCGGCGAAGAAGGTGTCGGTGAAGGTGGCGCTTGCGCGCAATGCGCGACCGGGCGTCGATCTCATCTCGCCGTCGAACAATCACGACATCTATTCGATCGAGGACCTCGCGCAGGTCGTCCACGAGCTGAAGACCGTCAATCCGCGCGCGCGCGTCGCCGTGAAGATCCCCGTGACGCCGGATGTCGGGATCATCGCCTGTGGCATCGCGAAATCGGGCGCCGACATCATCACGCTGTCCGGATACGACGGCGGGACCGGCGCTGCGCGGCAGCACGCACTACGGCGCGCGGGTCTTCCGGCCGAGATCGGCGTGACCGAGGCGCACCGCGCGCTCGTCGCCAACGGCCTGCGCGACCACGTGCAGATCTGGTGTGACGGCGGGATGAAGAGCGCGCTCGATGTCGCGAAGATGCTGTGCCTCGGCGCGGATCGCGTCGGGTTCGGGACGATGGCGATGGTCGCGATCGGCTGCACGATCTGCCGTGGCTGCCAGCTCGACACCTGTCATGTCGGCATCGCGACGCAGATCACCTCTCCGGCCGAGGCGGTCGAGAAGGGGCTCAAGCGCTTCGAGCCGCAGGAGTTCGAGCGAGCGGTGACGAACCTCATGCGCTTCTTCGGCGCGCTTCGAGACGAGCTCGCGAGGATCGCCGCCCTTCTCGGCGTCTCGTCGACCGAGGATCTGGTCGGACGCACCGATCTCCTCGCGCAGGCGCGTGGCCTCGACCGCGTCGACCTCTCGGGGCTCCTCGCTCCCGCCGGTCCGGTGCGTCGCGGTGGCCGCGAGCTGCGCGTCCTCGCTGCGGCCGGCGGACCGACGATCGAAGAGGAAGCGCGCGACGGCGGCGCAGCGGATCGGCCGCGCCTCGGGAGCGAGCATCGCTTCATCGCGACCGCGACCGCCGGTCAGCTCGCGCGACAGCGCATCGCCGGGGCGGCCGTCACCGAGCTCGCGTCGTCGTTCGGGCACGGCTCCGTCGCGGGCAACGGCTTCGGCGCGTACTCGACCGATGGCGTGTCGCTGCGTATCGCCGGCGGCGCGCAGGACGGCGCCGCGAAGACCGCGCTCGGCGGAACGTTCGCCGTCCTCAAGGCGCGCAACCGCAGCGGCGAATGGGTCGATGGTTCGGTGGGGAAGTGCTTCGGATACGGGGCGCAGCGTGGCCGTTTCTACGTCCAGGGCGGCGCCGATGCGCGGGCGGGGATCCGGCTCTCGGGCGCCGACGTGCTCTTCGGCGGCGACCTGCGCGGCTTCGCGTTCGAGTACATGACCGGTGGCCGTGCCGTCGTCCTCGGCGATCCGGGTCGCTGGATCTGTTCGGGCATGAGCGGCGGCGTCGTGTTCCTGCGTCACGACGCGGCGCGCGGACTTGACGACCGGGGGCTGCGCGACCGCTTCGCGAAAGGCGCCAAGGTCAACCTGCGGCCGCCGTCCTCCGACGAGGACCTCGTCGCCTTGCGCGATCTTGTTGGCAGCTACGCGACGCTGCTTCACGACGGCGGTCAGATCGAAACAGCAGCCGCGACGCGAGCCCTGCTGGATGACCCCGCGGCGCACTTCCGGGTCGTGCGGCCGGGCGCGGACATCGTGGACCAGATGATCTCCACGGAGTAG